A window of the Procambarus clarkii isolate CNS0578487 chromosome 79, FALCON_Pclarkii_2.0, whole genome shotgun sequence genome harbors these coding sequences:
- the LOC138357661 gene encoding uncharacterized protein encodes MHHYALCRKTSSQFTTPREDSMNSTTVQYCKAHQEINVLATESGNNTTLPTAQLKLINRKSRVNTRGPFDQGSQKTFVTQQLVEQLKLKPAKCVKLSISGFLTNSGSREYQVVKVLVRLGSSTNSIQAVVVDKLPSDLQVTGLAHTEISQTVGLQEEDRDFTKFLCIKDPLDLDSDVITYRFASVLFGATSSPFLLQATVDTHLKKSNSPYKAEITNNLYVDNFQGITNDKFKLVEIYHEANQQNLLSNLHIFCDASGKAYGTAAYLVNNAQSFLLTLKAGVASIKKRSLPQMELTALLVGVRLAHCLTKTLNNIHFGEIEVWSDNVAILQWGRNNNNKIPYVSNRVREIHELSAGYKLRHVRTKDNPADYLSRGLSLKQLIKSLMWFNGPSLLVSGQWPKQKQEVIVTNITNPMTDPEPHQTLAINSHNYSNLRALLLTGTPDKVPVKPYICLFTCATTRGVHLEVTSDMSAEVFIQAFRRFAARRSCPKLMISDNGSNFVAGTACLREIWNHPEVQSVMQRRQCHWKFIPPRTPWQGGFYERMVGTIKKCLSKTLQRQKISFPELETLVEEIEQRVNNRPLTYLLDNFSQREPLSPSHLIHGSLLSPLIPLAEEDPVDPSHVTRSDLVESYQHLLRVVKK; translated from the exons atgcatcattatgccttatgtagaaagacATCATCACAATTTACAACACCTCGTgaggattctatgaattctaccacagttcaATACTGCAAAGCACACCAAGAAATTAATGTACTTgcaactgagtcaggcaataatactactctgcctacagctcagctTAAACTAATTAATAGGAAGTCTAGAGTCAATACTAGAGGTCCTttcgatcaaggatcacagaagaccttcgtcacacaacaattagttgagcagttgaaattaaaacctgccaaatgtGTGAAATTAAGTAtctctgggttcttgactaacagtggatctcgtgaataccaagtagtgaaGGTACTAGtacgacttggatcttccactaattcaatacaagcggtagtagtggataagcttccttcagacctgcaggtcacaggactcgCTCACACCGAAATATCTCAGAC agtaggcttacaagaggaGGATCGAGATTTTACCAAATTTCTCTGtattaaggatccactggatcttgACAGTGATGTCATTACCTAcaggtttgcctctgtgctattcggagcgacctcttcaccgtttctacttcaagcaacggtagatacacatttgaagaagtcaaatagcccATATAAAGCAGAAATTACCAACAACTTGTATGTAGACAACTTTCAGGGAATCACTAATGACAAATTTAAATTGGTAGAAATTTATCATGAGGCTAATC AACAAAACTTACTCTCAAATTTGCACatcttttgcgatgcctctggtaaAGCTTACGGCactgcagcctacttagtcaataatgCACAATCATTTTTACTCACATTAAAAGCAGGAGTTGCTTCAATCaaaaagagatctttacctcaaatggagttgactgcattgctggtgggagtaagattggctcattgcctgaccaagacactcaataatattcactttggtgagatcgaagtgtggtcagacaatgtggCAATCTTACAATGGGGgagaaacaataataataaaattccATACGTCagcaatcgtgttagggaaatccaTGAATTATCTGCAGGATATAAACTCAGACATGTTCGTACCAAGGACAATCCAGCAGATTACCTCTCGAGAGGTTTATCACTAAAACAGCTGATCAAGTCtctgatgtggtttaatggaccttcattgcttgttagtggtcagtggcctaaACAGAAACaagaagtcatagtgaccaatatcactaatcccatgacagacccagaacctcatcagaCCTTAGCTATTAACTCTCACAATTAttccaacttga gagccttacttctcactggcactccAGATAAGGTACCAGTGAAgccttatatttgcctcttcacgtgtgcaaccacacgaggcgtacacttagaagtaacttctgacatgagtgcagaagtCTTTATCCAAGCCTTTCGTAGATTTGCTGCACGCAGATCCtgccccaaactaatgatatccgaCAATGGATCAAATTTTGTGGCTGGAACAGCCTGCCTACGAGAGATTTGGAATCACCCAGAAGTGCAGTCTGTAATGcaaagacgacaatgccactggaaatttatacctcccagaaccccctggcaaggtggtttCTACGAACGTATGGTAGGGACTATCAAGAAATGTTTAAGTAAGACCTTGcaacgacagaaaattagtttcccTGAATTAGAAACACTCGTCGAAGAAATTGAGCAACGAGTCAATAACCGTCCCTTAACTTACCTATTGGATAACTTCTCtcagagagaacccctgagtccctcacatttaatcCATGGAAGCCTactgagccctctgatacctttaGCAGAAGAGGATCCAGTCGACCCTTCACATGTGACTAGGAGTGATTTAGTGGAGAGTTATCAACATCTTTTGAGGGTAGTCAAAAAGtga